A portion of the Bdellovibrio bacteriovorus genome contains these proteins:
- a CDS encoding DnaJ C-terminal domain-containing protein has product MSKKDFYSILGVSRTASPEELKKAYRKLAMQYHPDKNPGDKKAEEKFKEISEAYDTLSDAKKKDMYDQFGHAGSQGFGGAGGPFGGAGGFGGFGGAAGGARSQSNGGDPFQDIFGDVFGDIFGNARGPGAGPRGRRQQAKGTDLRYTLNISFEDSALGCEKVISFMRQRSGKEDSAKLSVNVPAGVKEGQRLKLSGEGDTPAGGGTAGDLYVIINIQEHPLFKRNENDVTLDLPIMYTDAILGTNIEVPTLTGKAMIRIPPGTHSGQTFRLKGKGFPKIGGFGAGDMLVRVVVDTPSSISAKQKELVEELSKSIESTPLVKSFQDKVSQIMRNRK; this is encoded by the coding sequence TTGTCTAAAAAAGACTTCTACTCTATTTTAGGTGTCTCCAGAACAGCTTCCCCGGAAGAGCTTAAAAAAGCTTATCGTAAGCTTGCGATGCAATACCATCCTGATAAAAATCCTGGTGACAAAAAGGCCGAGGAAAAGTTCAAAGAGATTAGCGAAGCCTATGACACTTTGAGCGACGCTAAGAAAAAAGATATGTACGATCAGTTCGGCCATGCTGGCTCGCAAGGGTTTGGCGGGGCTGGTGGTCCTTTTGGCGGCGCAGGAGGCTTTGGTGGTTTCGGTGGCGCCGCGGGCGGCGCGCGTTCACAGTCTAACGGTGGTGATCCGTTTCAAGATATCTTTGGTGATGTTTTCGGCGATATTTTTGGAAACGCTCGCGGACCGGGTGCTGGCCCACGCGGCCGTCGCCAACAAGCGAAGGGCACGGACCTTCGTTATACTTTAAATATTTCCTTTGAAGACTCGGCTTTAGGTTGCGAAAAAGTGATCAGCTTTATGCGCCAACGCTCGGGTAAAGAAGACTCTGCCAAACTTTCCGTGAATGTCCCTGCCGGAGTTAAAGAAGGTCAACGACTTAAACTTTCTGGCGAGGGCGACACCCCTGCTGGTGGCGGTACGGCCGGTGACCTTTACGTGATCATCAATATCCAAGAACATCCGCTTTTCAAAAGAAACGAAAACGATGTCACCTTGGATCTGCCAATTATGTATACCGACGCGATTCTAGGAACCAATATCGAAGTCCCCACTTTGACCGGTAAAGCCATGATTCGCATTCCTCCGGGAACTCACTCTGGCCAGACCTTTCGCCTAAAGGGAAAAGGTTTTCCTAAAATTGGCGGCTTTGGCGCGGGTGATATGTTGGTCCGAGTCGTTGTAGATACTCCGTCAAGTATTTCTGCCAAACAAAAAGAGCTGGTCGAAGAACTTTCTAAGTCCATTGAATCCACTCCTTTGGTAAAATCATTTCAAGACAAAGTCTCTCAGATTATGAGGAATAGAAAATGA
- a CDS encoding TIGR02147 family protein, whose protein sequence is MIFQHTEYRVFLKDVLELRAKENPHHSLRSFAAKLNISTSFLSEVLNSKKSLSVELAFKIAVKLGLTDLETQYLCLLVQMENEQDPEFRAECLKRLNALNPHRVHYDLSVDIFKTISEWHHIAILEMTHLPNFSMDAGFIADKLGISKVEAELSMKRLLRLKLAENTDQGWKKAHTYILSESKIPHSALQQFHRQYLEKASQCFAAYDTKERVNSTDVLAMDSKFIPEADRLAREFSLAVMRLAEKSKTKDRVYALSLHMYPVTQWGGQK, encoded by the coding sequence ATGATTTTTCAGCACACCGAATACCGCGTCTTTCTTAAGGATGTCCTTGAACTTCGCGCCAAGGAAAATCCCCATCATTCATTGAGGTCTTTCGCGGCCAAGTTGAATATCTCAACTTCTTTTTTGTCAGAAGTGCTCAATTCCAAAAAGTCCTTATCCGTCGAGCTGGCTTTTAAGATCGCGGTGAAGTTGGGCCTGACGGACTTGGAAACTCAATATCTGTGCTTGCTGGTACAGATGGAAAACGAACAAGATCCAGAGTTCCGCGCAGAATGCCTGAAAAGATTAAATGCTTTGAATCCTCATCGCGTGCATTACGACTTATCTGTGGATATCTTTAAGACCATCAGCGAATGGCATCATATCGCGATATTAGAAATGACCCATTTGCCAAATTTTTCAATGGATGCCGGTTTCATCGCCGACAAGCTGGGTATTTCAAAAGTCGAAGCCGAGCTTTCTATGAAACGACTTTTGCGCCTGAAGCTGGCGGAAAACACAGATCAGGGCTGGAAAAAAGCCCATACATATATCCTAAGTGAATCCAAAATTCCTCACTCAGCCTTACAACAGTTTCACCGACAGTACTTGGAAAAAGCCTCTCAGTGTTTTGCGGCCTATGACACCAAAGAGCGCGTGAACTCCACAGATGTCCTGGCTATGGATTCCAAATTTATTCCCGAAGCCGATCGCTTGGCGAGAGAGTTTTCATTGGCCGTGATGCGCTTGGCAGAGAAGTCAAAAACCAAAGACCGCGTTTATGCCTTGAGCCTTCATATGTATCCGGTAACGCAATGGGGAGGACAAAAGTGA
- a CDS encoding TraR/DksA family transcriptional regulator, translating to MSAEVTELTEMELLTLKESMLTQKALILNKSHEFKEEQSSMSAVAEEAEAASQDIANNISIHLHERDRTALYAIERALGKIADGTYGQCESCGECISARRLQARPFTALCIECMEEQESHSNIFQ from the coding sequence ATGAGCGCAGAAGTTACTGAGCTTACAGAGATGGAACTCTTAACTTTGAAAGAATCAATGTTGACCCAAAAGGCGTTGATTCTTAATAAGAGCCACGAGTTCAAAGAAGAACAATCAAGCATGTCTGCTGTCGCGGAAGAAGCGGAAGCGGCTTCCCAAGACATCGCTAACAATATCTCCATTCACTTGCACGAGCGTGATCGTACGGCCCTTTACGCCATCGAAAGAGCGTTGGGTAAAATCGCCGACGGGACCTATGGCCAGTGCGAATCTTGCGGCGAGTGTATTTCCGCAAGACGTTTACAGGCGCGTCCATTCACAGCCCTTTGTATTGAATGTATGGAAGAACAAGAAAGCCATTCGAATATTTTCCAGTAA
- the lon gene encoding endopeptidase La, producing MSFDDKVLEIPQTLPMLPVRDIVVFPYMIIPLFVGRDASIRSVEEALSKNRLIFLASQKDITEENPNPDNIYTVGTVAMIMRMRKLSDGRVKILIQGVAKGRVKNFTKTSPSFEVAVEKIEETPVQKTVVENEALIRTAKEHIERIIALGRPLSPDILLVLDDVSDPGRIADLIASNLGIKVQDAQKVLETSDATERLKLVNEILAAELEVMQTQSKTRPGGKEDMSKTQREYFLREQMKAIKNELGEGDSKSEEMDELREKLINAGMPPHVETEALKQLGRLERMHPDASEATMVRTYLDWMADLPWNKKSEDHIDLKRSKEILDEDHYELEKAKDRIMEFLAVRKLKPNLKGPILCFGGPPGVGKTSLGKSIARAMGREYFRIALGGVKDEAEIRGHRRTYVGAMPGKIIQAMRQAKTNNPVIVLDEVDKLGSDFRGDPSAAMLEVLDPEQNSTFRDNYLNVDFDLSNVLFIATANVLENIPPALRDRMEILNIPGYTENDKLLITKKHLIRRQIEANGITDENIKFTDEGIKYLIAGYTREAGLRNLEREVGSVCRKVAKMVVMEEAKFVEINAQTVPELLGPPRFQRDDKFEDSQVGVVQGLAWTQAGGEVLTIEALKMKGKGHLALTGQLGDVMKESAHAAMSYARAHQEELGIPEDFFEKYDVHVHLPAGAIPKDGPSAGITLTTALVSLMTGTPVRHDIAMTGEVTLQGRVLPVGGIREKCLAALNLGITNIIIPMACKKDIADIPKVFKDKINFIFAENLDEVFAVAFDKTAKGDKKSAPKTGTPKKSKGLAA from the coding sequence ATGAGTTTTGACGATAAAGTCCTAGAAATCCCACAGACCCTTCCCATGCTACCTGTGAGAGACATCGTTGTATTTCCCTACATGATAATTCCACTATTTGTAGGTCGCGATGCTTCAATCCGTTCCGTAGAAGAAGCTCTATCAAAGAATCGTTTGATCTTCTTGGCTTCTCAAAAAGACATCACCGAAGAAAATCCAAATCCGGACAACATCTACACAGTAGGAACTGTGGCGATGATCATGAGAATGAGAAAGCTGTCTGACGGTCGCGTAAAAATCCTTATCCAAGGTGTCGCAAAAGGCCGCGTGAAAAACTTCACGAAAACTTCTCCTTCTTTTGAAGTCGCAGTTGAAAAGATCGAAGAAACTCCAGTTCAAAAAACTGTTGTTGAAAATGAAGCTTTGATCAGAACAGCCAAAGAACATATTGAAAGAATCATTGCGCTTGGTCGCCCTCTATCTCCAGACATCTTATTAGTTCTTGATGATGTCTCTGATCCAGGTCGCATCGCTGATTTGATTGCTTCAAACCTTGGTATCAAAGTTCAAGACGCACAAAAAGTTCTTGAAACTTCTGACGCCACAGAAAGACTGAAACTAGTAAATGAAATTTTGGCTGCAGAACTTGAAGTGATGCAGACTCAAAGCAAAACACGTCCTGGCGGTAAAGAGGACATGTCTAAAACTCAACGTGAGTACTTCTTGCGTGAGCAAATGAAGGCTATAAAAAATGAGCTTGGTGAAGGCGACTCTAAATCTGAAGAGATGGACGAACTTCGTGAAAAGCTTATCAACGCCGGCATGCCACCGCATGTAGAAACTGAGGCGTTGAAACAGTTGGGTCGTTTGGAGCGCATGCATCCAGATGCTTCTGAAGCAACAATGGTTCGCACATACCTAGACTGGATGGCGGATCTTCCTTGGAATAAGAAATCTGAAGATCATATCGATCTTAAACGTTCAAAAGAAATTTTGGATGAAGATCATTATGAGCTAGAAAAAGCTAAAGACCGTATCATGGAATTCTTAGCGGTTCGTAAGCTGAAGCCAAACCTTAAAGGCCCTATCCTTTGCTTTGGTGGTCCTCCAGGAGTAGGTAAAACATCTCTTGGTAAATCTATCGCTCGCGCGATGGGTCGCGAATACTTCCGTATCGCCTTGGGCGGCGTGAAGGATGAAGCAGAGATTCGTGGTCACAGAAGAACTTATGTTGGTGCGATGCCGGGTAAAATTATCCAAGCTATGCGCCAAGCTAAAACCAACAATCCAGTAATCGTACTAGATGAAGTGGATAAGTTAGGTTCAGACTTCCGTGGCGATCCATCAGCAGCAATGCTTGAGGTTCTAGATCCAGAACAAAACTCCACTTTCCGTGATAACTATTTGAATGTCGATTTCGATCTTTCAAATGTGTTGTTCATTGCAACTGCCAACGTGTTGGAAAATATTCCACCCGCATTGCGTGACCGTATGGAAATCTTGAACATTCCTGGTTACACAGAGAATGACAAGTTATTGATCACGAAAAAACATTTGATCCGCAGACAAATTGAAGCCAACGGTATTACTGATGAAAACATCAAGTTTACTGACGAAGGTATTAAATACCTTATCGCTGGCTACACTCGTGAAGCGGGTCTTCGCAACCTTGAGCGTGAAGTCGGTTCCGTTTGCCGTAAAGTAGCCAAAATGGTGGTTATGGAAGAGGCGAAGTTCGTCGAAATCAACGCTCAAACAGTTCCAGAGTTGTTAGGTCCTCCGCGTTTCCAACGTGATGACAAATTCGAAGACTCTCAAGTGGGTGTCGTTCAAGGTCTTGCTTGGACTCAAGCTGGTGGTGAAGTTCTCACTATCGAGGCTTTGAAAATGAAAGGTAAAGGTCACTTGGCTTTAACAGGTCAATTGGGTGACGTGATGAAAGAATCTGCACACGCCGCGATGTCATATGCTCGCGCTCATCAAGAAGAATTGGGCATTCCTGAAGACTTCTTTGAGAAGTATGATGTGCACGTTCACTTGCCAGCAGGTGCAATCCCTAAAGATGGCCCGTCAGCAGGTATCACGTTAACAACCGCATTGGTAAGTCTGATGACTGGTACGCCAGTACGTCATGACATCGCGATGACGGGTGAGGTGACGTTGCAAGGTCGTGTTCTTCCTGTCGGTGGTATCCGCGAGAAGTGCTTAGCGGCTTTGAACCTTGGAATCACAAACATCATTATCCCGATGGCTTGCAAAAAGGATATTGCTGATATTCCAAAAGTATTTAAAGACAAAATCAATTTCATCTTCGCTGAAAACTTAGATGAAGTATTTGCGGTGGCTTTCGATAAAACGGCTAAGGGCGATAAAAAGTCTGCACCGAAAACAGGGACACCGAAAAAGAGCAAAGGTCTTGCAGCGTAG
- a CDS encoding L,D-transpeptidase yields the protein MITRLISALLLVSSLATFAQAQEVTPATVIPAPATSNAMDELDPFDPNIEQKLDQMDLQYEQETGKPAFIEDIVTTWGAPCRQMTCPIYIRVNKAVQKAYLYQNGRQIDTWLVSTGIAGRGTPNFEGRPNGRIYDRYTSTKYPEGDYKGLGNMPYAVFYNGGFAIHGTTTGNIKRLGTRASHGCVRVHPDNGYTFNRLVRQYGISNVWISIYE from the coding sequence ATGATCACTCGCCTAATTTCAGCTCTATTATTAGTTTCATCTTTGGCGACATTTGCACAGGCTCAAGAAGTGACGCCGGCAACTGTAATCCCCGCTCCCGCAACATCCAATGCAATGGATGAGTTGGACCCATTTGATCCAAACATCGAACAAAAACTTGATCAGATGGATCTTCAGTACGAACAAGAAACAGGAAAGCCTGCGTTCATTGAAGATATCGTAACAACGTGGGGCGCACCTTGCCGTCAGATGACTTGCCCCATTTACATCCGCGTAAATAAAGCAGTTCAAAAGGCTTACCTTTATCAAAACGGTCGTCAAATTGACACTTGGTTGGTTTCAACAGGTATCGCTGGTCGCGGAACTCCGAACTTTGAAGGTCGTCCAAATGGTCGTATCTATGATCGCTACACTTCAACGAAATACCCAGAAGGTGACTACAAAGGTTTAGGCAATATGCCTTACGCTGTTTTCTATAACGGTGGTTTTGCGATTCATGGAACAACAACTGGTAACATCAAACGTTTAGGCACGCGCGCTTCTCACGGTTGCGTTCGCGTTCACCCAGATAATGGATACACTTTCAACCGCTTGGTTCGCCAATATGGTATTTCAAACGTGTGGATTTCTATCTACGAATAA
- a CDS encoding TraR/DksA family transcriptional regulator — protein sequence MTNRLSENLVMECKKKLLIAKQDVLNRFRTAQREVIHLDKASGDEGDQSVAHIEEHSFLVAQERMRNQLLEIEMALSRIEQGTFGVCEETEEVIESDRLLAIPWTRLSIEGAEIREAVSRRFAR from the coding sequence ATGACGAATCGTTTATCAGAAAACCTCGTGATGGAGTGCAAAAAGAAACTTCTTATCGCCAAGCAGGACGTGCTGAATCGATTCAGAACCGCCCAAAGAGAAGTGATTCACTTGGATAAAGCCAGTGGGGACGAAGGCGATCAATCCGTCGCGCACATTGAAGAACATTCTTTTCTTGTTGCGCAAGAACGAATGAGAAATCAACTTTTAGAAATTGAAATGGCTTTATCACGCATCGAGCAAGGAACATTCGGCGTGTGTGAAGAGACAGAAGAAGTGATCGAATCAGATCGTTTACTAGCAATTCCCTGGACTCGTCTCAGCATTGAAGGTGCCGAAATTCGAGAAGCAGTCAGTCGTAGATTTGCACGCTAA
- a CDS encoding patatin-like phospholipase family protein: MRIRDKKKVALVLSGGGIKAAAFHIGVCLALQEKGFKFAGGTKEMVRQNFNDKDPLTIRLYVGSSAGAFIASCLSAGYPVESLINAFQVGSGTIPTFEKNDIRYLKPMSYRDIFNLNASGLLKFIPRTLMEKALVTGGFESLLKNGLKLNGLFSTKGMESYLRKEVLLDNDFSRLGVGLYIIGTQLNHTRKAIFGDFPESYKTGDTKYINYATISDAVACSTALPPVFSPYGIKRPDGKEIFYYDGEIRDTLSTHVAADNGADLVISSFSIQPYHYTKEMGSLHNYGIPLIANQALYQVVQQKIMRHIQHRNEIRSIYKAVDGYFKETNLPEEHKEKLLEIIRERANYRPEVDYIYISPRPQNYEMFFVDHFSLNPEILARIVKIGFKSAINTLRHHDI, translated from the coding sequence ATGCGAATTAGAGATAAGAAAAAAGTAGCTTTGGTTTTAAGTGGCGGCGGCATTAAAGCGGCGGCTTTTCATATTGGAGTCTGCTTAGCTCTTCAAGAAAAAGGCTTTAAATTTGCTGGCGGAACCAAAGAGATGGTGCGTCAGAATTTTAATGACAAGGATCCTCTGACCATTCGACTTTATGTCGGCTCTAGCGCTGGTGCTTTTATCGCTTCATGTTTGTCGGCGGGCTATCCTGTTGAGTCATTGATCAACGCCTTCCAGGTCGGCTCGGGGACCATTCCGACTTTTGAAAAGAATGACATCCGTTACCTGAAACCAATGTCCTACCGGGACATTTTTAACTTAAATGCCAGCGGGCTTTTAAAGTTCATCCCTCGAACTTTGATGGAAAAGGCCCTGGTCACCGGTGGCTTTGAGTCTCTTTTAAAAAACGGTCTAAAGTTAAATGGTCTTTTTTCAACCAAAGGTATGGAGTCCTATTTACGCAAAGAGGTTTTGCTAGATAATGATTTTTCACGTTTGGGAGTCGGACTCTATATTATAGGTACCCAGCTGAACCATACCCGTAAGGCCATCTTTGGTGATTTCCCGGAAAGCTATAAAACCGGCGACACCAAATATATTAACTACGCTACGATCAGCGATGCCGTTGCTTGCTCAACCGCTTTGCCTCCCGTTTTTTCTCCCTATGGAATTAAACGTCCAGATGGAAAAGAGATCTTCTATTATGACGGCGAAATTCGTGACACTTTATCCACGCACGTCGCGGCCGATAACGGGGCCGATCTAGTCATTTCGTCGTTTTCAATCCAGCCATACCACTACACCAAAGAAATGGGCTCTTTGCATAATTACGGAATTCCACTTATTGCTAATCAAGCCCTTTACCAAGTGGTTCAGCAAAAGATCATGCGCCACATCCAGCACCGCAATGAAATTCGCAGCATCTATAAAGCGGTGGATGGATACTTTAAAGAAACAAACTTACCCGAAGAGCACAAAGAGAAACTTCTTGAAATTATTAGGGAACGTGCAAACTATCGTCCCGAAGTGGATTACATCTATATTTCTCCGCGTCCGCAGAACTATGAAATGTTCTTTGTGGACCACTTTAGTTTGAATCCAGAAATTTTAGCCCGCATTGTTAAAATCGGCTTTAAATCTGCAATCAACACTCTTCGCCATCACGACATCTAG
- a CDS encoding penicillin-binding protein activator — MTSRFALLLVAGLLASCTTVATKKRSSQAPFRPPTASAKPPKAIGGMTGKQPEQIQSEEVKLPEVRQQAEAGLVYLQGLVTKSVQAPDKQTQETFRMQAVEIVENRLNEEQLEAVANGSDYGFLRGHAMFRLGETSLEHRDSVNAKKYFTGVIEFLPGSDLAVRSQEILNQMDAVRNVQAQTVGVVLPLSGRNAPVGQRALRGLEMGLGLHIPGSSFKLAVMDSEGNPDSARRGVERLVKEDNVIAVVGSLLSKTAPAVAAKSDELGVPTIALSQRSGLTEIGPTVFRNSLTSGMQVRALVRSAMEDFGMKRFAILYPNDAYGVEFTNIFWDEVLARGGQITAVQTYSNKETDFRLVIQRLTGTYFGEARQDEFNIRLNELKHSDKKRSVRQSNLENVLQPITDFDAIFIPDSVKAMGQISAMLSYNDVRSVKLLGTNLWNTKDVAKRAGNFANSLLFVDSISPAQDRSRFMMEYKSIYGEDPSLIEIQAYDAGLILRQLVAAGASSREELTRRLTSLNRFPGSLGTLSMNAEREIERPVTTLTVEKGEVTPVKYRQ, encoded by the coding sequence ATGACATCAAGATTTGCACTTTTGCTGGTAGCGGGCCTTTTAGCTTCTTGCACAACGGTGGCGACGAAAAAACGATCTTCTCAAGCCCCGTTTAGACCTCCTACCGCAAGTGCAAAGCCACCGAAAGCCATTGGTGGAATGACTGGCAAACAGCCCGAACAAATTCAAAGCGAAGAAGTTAAGCTTCCCGAAGTTCGCCAGCAAGCCGAAGCCGGGTTGGTTTACCTGCAAGGTTTGGTAACAAAGTCGGTTCAAGCTCCGGATAAACAGACCCAAGAAACTTTCCGCATGCAAGCTGTTGAAATCGTAGAAAATCGCCTTAATGAAGAGCAATTAGAAGCCGTTGCCAACGGCAGTGACTATGGATTTTTACGGGGGCACGCGATGTTCCGTCTGGGTGAAACATCACTGGAACATCGGGATTCGGTAAATGCCAAAAAATATTTTACAGGCGTGATTGAATTTCTTCCGGGCAGCGATCTGGCGGTCCGTTCGCAAGAAATCTTAAACCAAATGGATGCGGTTAGAAACGTTCAAGCTCAAACCGTGGGTGTGGTCTTGCCTTTAAGCGGACGTAATGCGCCCGTGGGGCAGCGTGCGCTTCGTGGACTTGAAATGGGCCTGGGGCTTCATATTCCTGGCTCTAGCTTTAAACTTGCGGTTATGGACAGCGAAGGCAACCCCGACTCTGCCCGTCGCGGTGTTGAGCGTTTAGTGAAAGAAGATAACGTGATCGCGGTCGTCGGCAGTCTTTTAAGTAAAACGGCCCCAGCTGTTGCCGCAAAATCAGATGAATTAGGTGTACCCACTATTGCCCTTTCCCAAAGATCAGGGCTGACAGAGATCGGACCCACGGTATTTCGAAACTCCCTGACCAGTGGCATGCAAGTTCGCGCTTTGGTGCGCTCGGCGATGGAAGACTTCGGCATGAAGCGCTTTGCGATTTTATACCCTAATGATGCTTACGGAGTTGAGTTCACAAATATTTTTTGGGATGAAGTATTGGCACGTGGAGGCCAAATCACGGCAGTGCAAACTTATTCAAATAAAGAAACTGATTTCCGTTTGGTTATTCAACGTCTGACGGGAACTTATTTTGGAGAAGCTCGCCAAGACGAATTCAACATTCGCTTAAACGAATTAAAACATTCAGATAAAAAACGTTCTGTTCGTCAGTCCAACTTAGAAAACGTGCTTCAGCCTATTACGGATTTCGATGCGATCTTTATTCCTGATAGCGTGAAAGCCATGGGGCAGATTTCAGCGATGCTTTCTTATAATGACGTAAGAAGCGTAAAGCTTCTTGGTACGAATTTATGGAACACCAAGGACGTCGCAAAACGTGCCGGGAATTTCGCGAACAGCTTGTTGTTCGTAGATAGTATTTCACCCGCTCAAGATCGCTCTCGCTTTATGATGGAATATAAATCGATCTATGGCGAGGATCCTTCATTGATTGAAATTCAAGCCTATGACGCGGGTTTGATCTTACGCCAGCTGGTGGCAGCAGGGGCTAGCTCTCGTGAAGAACTGACTCGCCGACTGACTTCCCTCAATCGCTTTCCCGGCTCCCTGGGTACGCTTTCTATGAATGCAGAGCGTGAGATTGAACGCCCCGTTACGACGCTTACCGTAGAAAAAGGCGAAGTGACCCCGGTTAAGTATCGTCAATAG
- a CDS encoding Ig domain-containing protein — protein sequence MRLVFSCIFMLVLAGCNSSLFFLGGQITNDSDSPSLSAPSVGDDGESELTLLPPVPGSAQWLAESSFTVSSLEKGRIGYLEAWGGDEFGYSYSYTLTGAPTGLTVDAETGMMSLSSPLSPGDYSFVVTVTNRKVISKSSQYIVKVHVLEGVTANRTGTQILHKTYNVDDSARFGSPTGSDYSTVLMNIHNTIIADQEAAGDGNLRATIQFRRNTLYQYANNRWPWGIQYLTVQTNPVDDPSLSRPQLQGTGTTGWNSLQGTIIRVGQSWGYNYNATDEANYENPRAYAYKIQTTTVGSNQIILKNPGDGTHIKPGRYHMVISYDQQMYGFPPNNRYFEYVKVVSVVGSVVTLDRKIRHIHRDDALEVNDPNSLGKARIVALDRGGVGGVNPRQNRLVLRSTWHDLEFVANPDGTEIQGEMVQMEGVLDAELNNCVMPHLVPSNLRHGRLVNSVLGSSEGDKQVGMFIVDSSQFQEAMLEYTSTDFLFLRNSQSATMSLMPRQLRIQNSVMDATNENYITVPLYVRGPWSTQKIEIVGTNITRTDTAIFAVGSGNPEPRAVLGTDATWSGNRLIIPLSSPEAERWVSAAWEGAIVLQGSLPPTSFGVIRKISAPVTNDAIYLDIDWLEGVQPTSGTVRMHYIHDLSIDATSTMGGQIYWLDPDAIKQTMPASMSTTNERQFPEKYPAASYGF from the coding sequence ATGAGACTGGTATTTTCTTGTATCTTCATGCTTGTGCTTGCTGGATGTAATTCTTCCCTTTTCTTTTTAGGAGGTCAGATCACGAACGATTCGGATTCGCCATCTCTGAGTGCTCCTAGTGTTGGTGATGATGGAGAAAGTGAATTGACTCTTCTGCCTCCGGTTCCGGGAAGCGCACAGTGGCTGGCTGAAAGCAGTTTTACCGTTTCCAGCTTGGAAAAAGGTCGCATCGGATATCTTGAAGCATGGGGGGGTGATGAATTCGGCTATAGCTATTCATACACCCTTACCGGCGCCCCCACGGGCCTCACGGTGGATGCGGAAACTGGAATGATGAGTCTTTCTAGCCCCCTTTCACCGGGAGATTATTCGTTCGTAGTGACTGTCACCAACCGAAAAGTCATTAGCAAGAGTTCTCAATATATAGTCAAAGTCCACGTTCTTGAAGGTGTCACCGCCAATCGCACGGGCACTCAGATCCTGCATAAAACTTATAACGTCGATGACAGCGCCCGATTTGGTTCGCCGACGGGCTCGGATTATTCAACAGTTCTTATGAACATTCACAACACCATTATTGCCGACCAAGAGGCAGCGGGTGACGGCAACTTGCGCGCCACGATTCAGTTCCGGCGCAATACGCTTTATCAGTATGCAAATAATCGTTGGCCTTGGGGAATTCAATATCTGACGGTGCAAACAAATCCGGTGGATGATCCATCTTTATCTCGTCCGCAGTTGCAAGGAACTGGCACGACTGGATGGAACAGTCTGCAAGGCACCATTATTCGTGTCGGCCAAAGCTGGGGTTACAACTATAATGCGACTGATGAAGCGAACTATGAAAATCCCCGTGCTTATGCCTATAAGATCCAAACCACGACGGTCGGTTCCAATCAGATTATTTTGAAAAATCCCGGCGATGGAACTCACATCAAGCCCGGTCGTTATCATATGGTGATCTCTTATGACCAACAGATGTATGGATTTCCGCCGAACAACCGGTACTTTGAATATGTCAAAGTGGTGAGTGTGGTCGGATCCGTGGTCACCTTGGATCGAAAAATTCGTCATATCCATCGCGACGACGCCTTGGAAGTAAATGATCCCAATTCATTAGGTAAAGCTCGGATCGTCGCCCTGGATCGGGGCGGAGTGGGTGGAGTCAACCCTCGACAAAATCGTTTGGTCTTGCGTTCCACATGGCATGATCTTGAATTCGTCGCCAACCCGGACGGCACTGAGATACAGGGAGAAATGGTGCAAATGGAAGGCGTCCTTGATGCAGAACTCAACAACTGCGTGATGCCTCATTTGGTGCCCAGCAACCTCCGTCACGGACGTCTGGTGAACTCGGTCTTGGGATCATCCGAAGGAGACAAACAAGTCGGCATGTTCATTGTAGACTCCAGTCAATTCCAAGAGGCCATGTTGGAATATACTTCTACTGATTTTCTTTTCCTGCGCAATTCTCAGTCAGCGACAATGTCGCTAATGCCCCGTCAGCTGCGAATTCAGAATTCTGTTATGGATGCCACGAATGAAAACTATATCACAGTGCCGCTTTACGTTCGAGGACCATGGTCGACGCAGAAAATTGAGATTGTTGGTACCAACATCACGCGGACGGATACCGCGATCTTCGCCGTGGGATCCGGCAACCCCGAACCGCGGGCGGTCTTGGGCACTGATGCCACGTGGAGTGGAAATCGTCTGATCATTCCCCTTAGTTCACCCGAAGCGGAGCGATGGGTGTCGGCGGCATGGGAAGGAGCGATTGTATTGCAGGGATCTTTGCCCCCAACTTCTTTTGGGGTGATCAGAAAGATTTCGGCACCCGTGACAAACGACGCGATCTATTTGGATATCGACTGGCTTGAAGGGGTTCAGCCCACATCCGGCACTGTACGGATGCACTACATTCATGATCTGTCCATCGATGCGACAAGTACGATGGGTGGGCAAATTTACTGGCTAGACCCAGACGCTATCAAACAAACCATGCCGGCATCCATGTCCACCACAAATGAACGGCAATTTCCGGAAAAATATCCAGCGGCTAGCTACGGATTCTAA